In a genomic window of Helianthus annuus cultivar XRQ/B chromosome 10, HanXRQr2.0-SUNRISE, whole genome shotgun sequence:
- the LOC110880648 gene encoding protein CROWDED NUCLEI 2-like, producing MVMIMLKSLGLKQLHLHHHNHHHKINPFLKLLNPQDQRIKIFLIYLEIFLMLLVKELQKKVGELEKEKPKAEAERDMLKKQVEELSKVNEEIKTVMIKQQEKLKKLEDGVHDNSQLFEILSAENVEMRQKMKNLHDINQTLNQLLSEINEASSNEMKAMKLEMEAMKADKVVKDEQLNMLYTVMESHRNIDVHAAFNNIEVKRAEECRIERERELAQEATQRRKGLVVDTEETLGSSSQPEAGGSSSQVDVEMVDAEVDPKGFVLVEGDDDDDNDQGSSGLLIVNPSVQQKIEDFLNDEINEQEDDQHQEASTSGKQHVDQFDIEDEIPPSPEREYEFKYSQEADKYDEVIVEEASDSSDEETDFHYSGIDETFLSLAEMFKYQKEDEIRRKIVEKITTEGVPKTIPRENLSEERKKWFKVMPKERKYIRPLQYYTHDANVTTLTIPDIRMN from the exons ATGGTGATGATTATGTTGAAATCACTGGGTTTAAAGCAGCTacacctccaccaccacaaccaccaccacaagATCAACCCATTCTTGAAGCTCCTGAATCCTCAAGATCAAAGAATAAAGATTTTTCTAATCTATTTGGAGATCTTCCTCATGCTACTGG TGAAAGAGCTACAGAAGAAAGTTGGTGAATTAGAGAAAGAAAAACCCAAAGCTGAAGCTGAGCGTGATATGTTAAAGAAGCAGGTTGAGGAATTGTCGAAAGTTAATGAAGAAATAAAGACTGTCATGATAAAGCAACAGGAAAAGTTAAAGAAATTGGAAGATGGTGTTCATGACAATTCACAACTGTTTGAGATTCTTTCAGCAGAAAATGTTGAAATGCGTCAGAAAATGAAGAATCTTCATGACATAAATCAAACTTTAAATCAGCTATTAAGCGAAATCAATGAAGCATCGTCAAATGAAATGAAAGCGATGAAGCTTGAAATGGAGGCAATGAAGGCTGACAAAGTAGTGAAGGATGAACAGCTCAATATGTTATACACTGTTATGGAAAGTCATCGGAACATTGACGTTCATGCTGCTTTTAACAACATTGAAGTCAAAAGAGCCGAAGAGTGTAGGATTGAAAGAGAAAGAGAGTTGGCTCAAGAAGCAACTCAAAGAAGAAAAGGGTTGGTAGTTGATACAGAAGAAACTCTTGGGTCTTCAAGTCAACCTGAAGCAGGTGGTTCTTCAAGCCAAGTTGACGTAGAGATGGTTGATGCTGAAGTAGATCCTAAGGGATTTGTGCTTGTAG aaggtgatgatgatgatgataatgatcaAGGTTCATCTGGGTTGTTGATTGTGAATCCGTCTGTGCAACAAAAGATTGAAGATTTTCTGAACGATGAGATCAATGAACAAGAAGATGATCAACATCAAGAAGCTTCTACATCAGGAAAGCAACACGTCGACCAG TTTGATATTGAAGACGAGATACCTCCGTCACCAGAAAGAGAATATGAATTCAAGTATTCCCAAGAAGCAGATAAGTATGATGAGGTGATTGTTGAAGAAGCGTCTGATTCATCTGATGAAGAAACAGATTTTCATTACTCTGGTATTGATGAAACGTTTCTTTCACTCGCTGAAATGTTCAAATATCAAAAAGAAGATGAGATCAGAAGaaagattgttgaaaagattACAACTGAAGGTGTGCCAAAGACCATTCCAAGAGAAAATCTTTCAGAGGAGAGAAAGAAATGGTTTAAAGTAATGCCAAAGGAAAGAAAGTATATAAGGCCGCTTCAATACTATACGCATGATGCCAATGTGACAACTCTCACAATTCCAGATATCCGtatgaattaa
- the LOC110884070 gene encoding sulfate transporter 3.1, which produces MGTGDYEYPKSKFEQQQQQPHKVAIPPPQPFIKSLKLTVKETLFPDDPLRQFKGQSQSRKFILGLQYIFPFFDWASSYNLSFFKSDIIAGITIASLAIPQGISYAKLANLPPILGLYSSFIPPLVYAMMGSSKDLAVGTVAVASLLTGSMLGAVVNANEEPKLYLQLAFTATFFAGVLQASLGILRLGFIVDFLSHATIIGFMGGAATVVCLQQLKGILGLEHFTHGTDLVSVLRSVFSQTHKWRWESAVLGICFLFYLLVARFVSTKRPKLFWISAMAPLTSVILGSVLVYLTHAEKHGVQVIGELKKGLNPITIMDLSFGSPYLSTAIKTGIVTGVIALAEGIAVGRSFAMFKNYNIDGNKEMIAFGMMNIAGSFTSCYLTTGPFSRSAVNFNAGCKTAVSNIVMAIAVMITLLFLTPLFHYTPLVVLSSIIISAMLGLINYEEAIHLWTLDKFDFVVCMSAYFGVVFGSVEIGLVIAVALSLLRVLLFVSRPRTSTLGLIPDSTIYRSMDQYQNAKSVPGILILQIEAPIYFANSSYLRERIVRWVDEEEDRLKSLKENDLQYVILALSAVGNIDTSGITMLGEVKKVMERRGLKLVLANPGGEVIKKMNKAKLIEVIGQEWIYLTVGEAVGACNFMLHTCKNAEKPTSGSESGKESRNDNNV; this is translated from the exons ATGGGTACCGGAGACTACGAGTACCCGAAATCCAAAttcgaacaacaacaacaacaacctcaTAAGGTTGCTATTCCGCCACCTCAACCGTTTATAAAAAGTTTGAAGTTAACTGTTAAAGAAACATTGTTTCCAGATGACCCACTCAGGCAGTTTAAAGGGCAGTCACAGTCTCGGAAATTTATACTTGGCCTCCAGTATATCTTCCCGTTTTTCGACTGGGCGTCGAGTTATAACTTAAGTTTTTTTAAGTCGGATATTATTGCTGGTATTACTATTGCAAGTTTGGCTATTCCTCAAGGGATTAGCTACGCGAAGCTTGCGAATCTCCCGCCAATTCTTGGCCTGT ATTCAAGCTTCATTCCGCCACTAGTGTATGCAATGATGGGGAGTTCAAAAGATTTAGCAGTGGGGACGGTTGCGGTGGCGTCGCTGCTAACCGGCTCCATGTTAGGCGCGGTGGTGAACGCCAATGAAGAGCCAAAACTATATCTTCAGTTAGCTTTCACCGCGACGTTTTTCGCGGGTGTTTTACAAGCTTCATTGGGCATCTTAAG GCTCGGGTTTATCGTTGATTTCCTGTCACACGCGACGATCATAGGCTTCATGGGCGGCGCTGCAACGGTTGTTTGTTTGCAACAGCTGAAAGGAATATTGGGTTTGGAACATTTCACTCATGGCACTGACCTTGTATCAGTTTTGAGATCTGTCTTTTCTCAAACACATAAG TGGAGGTGGGAGAGTGCAGTTTTGGGTATATGCTTCCTGTTCTATCTCTTGGTTGCTAGATTTGTT AGCACGAAAAGACCAAAACTATTTTGGATATCGGCAATGGCGCCACTGACATCAGTGATTCTAGGAAGCGTTCTCGTTTATCTCACTCATGCCGAGAAACATGGCGTTCAAGTG ATTGGAGAATTGAAGAAAGGGTTAAATCCAATTACAATAATGGACTTGTCTTTTGGATCACCATACCTATCTACTGCAATCAAAACTGGCATTGTCACGGGTGTTATAGCCCTTGCT GAAGGAATTGCTGTTGGAAGAAGCTTTGCCATGTTCAAGAATTACAACATTGATGGTAACAAAGAGATGATTGCCTTTGGCATGATGAACATTGCTGGTTCATTCACTTCTTGCTACCTCACCACGG ggCCCTTTTCACGTTCGGCTGTAAACTTCAATGCTGGATGCAAAACCGCGGTATCAAACATTGTAATGGCTATTGCGGTGATGATAACATTGTTATTCCTAACGCCGTTGTTTCACTACACTCCACTTGTTGTACTTTCTTCCATTATCATATCCGCGATGCTTGGCCTTATTAATTATGAAGAAGCGATTCACCTATGGACACTAGACAAATTTGACTTTGTTGTATGCATGAGTGCATACTTCGGTGTTGTCTTTGGGAGTGTTGAAATTGGATTAGTTATCGCG GTCGCATTGTCGTTGCTTAGGGTACTCCTATTTGTCTCGAGGCCAAGAACATCGACGCTAGGTCTCATACCCGATTCCACGATTTATAGAAGTATGGATCAATACCAAAATGCAAAAAGCGTTCCAGGAATCTTGATACTTCAAATCGAAGCACCTATTTACTTTGCTAACTCTAGCTATTTGAGGGAAAG GATTGTGAGATGGGTTGATGAAGAGGAAGATAGGTTGAAGTCTTTAAAGGAGAATGACTTGCAATATGTCATTCTTGCATTGAGTG CTGTTGGAAATATTGATACAAGTGGGATAACAATGCTTGGAGAAGTTAAAAAGGTTATGGAAAGAAGAGGGCTAAAG TTGGTTTTAGCGAATCCGGGCGGAGAGGTAATAAAGAAGATGAACAAAGCGAAGTTGATAGAGGTGATCGGGCAAGAATGGATATATCTAACGGTGGGAGAGGCGGTTGGAGCGTGCAACTTTATGCTTCATACTTGCAAGAATGCCGAAAAGCCAACTTCTGGATCAGAATCAGGAAAAGAGAGTCGAAACGACAATAATGTCTAG